In Sulfitobacter sp. W027, a single window of DNA contains:
- the addA gene encoding double-strand break repair helicase AddA, translating into MMRDFDDATRAQIEAARPDASTWLTANAGSGKTRVLTDRVARLLLDDVEPQHILCLTYTKAAASEMQNRLFKRLGEWAMLKDKALRDALADLGVQGELAPEQLRNARTLFARAIETPGGLKIQTIHSFCAALLRRFPLEAQVSPQFTEIEDRAADLLRAEIVDEMAEGEDAPLVADIARHYTGEDFASLTRSIVGQRDAFTEARSWADILALFDQPENLTEDSIAGSVFLGSEAAMMAEIIPHLLAKGGNDGKAGAALQEIDRYDLSALPQLENILLTGSGAKAPFTAKIGSFPTKPTQKVIAEQMPQLEQLMQRVEDAREARLALKAARKSYVLHRFAARFLDRYANEKQKRGWLDFDDLILKARALLTDNAVAAWVLFRIDGGIDHILVDEAQDTSPRQWDVIERLTDEFYSGAGARSEVDRTLFVVGDKKQSIYSFQGADPEELDRKGTTFEQKIGEAGQFFQRRSLAYSFRSSSAILQAVDGVFDPEIQTGFTNDGHLAFKDRLPGRVDLWPFIEKAGPDEEGDWTDPVDRRSARHHTVQLAERIARRIKELTTEAHYLPDDSKGGLARRRIQPGDFLILVQRRSALFSEIIRACKAAELPIAGADRLKVGAELAVRDLAAILSFLATPDDDLSLATALKSPLFGWSEQQLFTLAHYRKEDHLWQALRGQTETHAATLAVLRDLRGQVDYLRPYDLIERILTRHDGRRKLLARLGPEAEDGINAMLSQALSYERGTVPSLTGFLQWMQTDDLEIKRQIDSASNQIRVMTVHGAKGLEAPIVILPDTGRRDVTIKDEIITVNGTPVWKASADDMPQSMRARLDEMKEAALQERLRLFYVAMTRAEKWLIVAAAGELSKDESSWYQITAAALARLHAEPLGDDGTLRYQQGDWDALDIIETPEKIVTTPALDPIFAGSAPSPHGEDKTLSPSDLGGAKALAGEAGFDMDTALSYGTLVHELLEHLPLMTPEARQVFLDRLARNLPTEMIARAQDEAEAVLRTPALAPLFADTTLAEVPVTGSLGEQRLHGTIDRLVIAEDHILAVDFKTNRVVPGTAEACPDGLLRQMGAYAHMLRQIYPDRQIETAILWTATPALMVLPNDIVTNALRALPYLDATAMRS; encoded by the coding sequence ATGATGCGCGATTTTGACGATGCCACCCGCGCCCAGATCGAAGCGGCGCGGCCCGATGCCTCCACTTGGCTGACCGCGAATGCGGGCTCTGGCAAGACCCGCGTGCTGACCGACCGCGTGGCGCGGCTGTTGCTGGATGATGTCGAACCGCAACATATTCTTTGCCTGACCTACACCAAGGCTGCCGCCTCTGAGATGCAGAACCGTCTGTTCAAACGCTTGGGCGAATGGGCGATGCTGAAGGACAAGGCACTGCGCGATGCCTTGGCCGATCTTGGCGTGCAGGGCGAATTAGCGCCTGAGCAATTGCGCAATGCCCGCACCCTTTTCGCCCGCGCGATTGAGACACCGGGCGGGCTGAAAATCCAAACCATCCACTCCTTCTGCGCCGCCCTTCTGCGCCGCTTCCCGCTGGAGGCGCAGGTCAGCCCGCAATTCACCGAGATCGAAGACCGCGCCGCCGATCTGCTGCGCGCCGAGATCGTTGATGAGATGGCCGAAGGCGAAGATGCCCCTCTCGTGGCCGACATCGCGCGGCACTACACAGGCGAGGATTTCGCGAGCCTGACCCGTAGCATCGTCGGCCAGCGCGACGCTTTTACCGAAGCGCGGTCATGGGCCGATATCCTAGCGCTTTTTGACCAACCCGAAAATCTGACCGAAGACAGCATCGCCGGTTCCGTCTTCCTCGGCAGCGAAGCGGCGATGATGGCCGAGATCATTCCCCATCTGCTCGCCAAAGGCGGCAATGACGGCAAAGCGGGGGCGGCCCTGCAAGAGATTGACCGCTATGACCTCTCCGCCCTGCCCCAGTTGGAAAATATCCTTCTGACCGGCAGCGGTGCCAAAGCACCTTTTACCGCCAAGATCGGCAGCTTTCCGACCAAGCCGACGCAGAAGGTCATCGCCGAGCAGATGCCGCAGCTTGAGCAGTTGATGCAGCGCGTTGAAGATGCCCGCGAAGCGCGGCTGGCCCTGAAAGCGGCGCGCAAGTCCTATGTGCTGCACCGGTTCGCGGCCCGTTTCCTTGACCGTTACGCGAATGAAAAGCAAAAGCGCGGCTGGCTCGACTTTGACGATTTGATCCTCAAAGCCCGCGCTTTGTTGACCGACAACGCGGTGGCGGCATGGGTGCTGTTCCGCATCGACGGCGGCATCGACCATATCCTCGTCGACGAAGCGCAAGACACCTCGCCGCGCCAGTGGGACGTGATCGAACGGCTGACGGATGAGTTCTACTCAGGCGCCGGGGCGCGTAGCGAGGTGGACCGCACACTGTTTGTCGTGGGTGATAAGAAACAGTCGATCTACTCTTTCCAAGGGGCGGACCCCGAAGAGCTGGACCGCAAAGGCACGACATTCGAGCAGAAGATCGGTGAAGCGGGACAGTTTTTCCAACGCCGCAGCCTCGCCTATTCTTTCCGGTCCTCTTCGGCGATCTTGCAGGCAGTCGATGGGGTTTTCGATCCGGAGATCCAAACCGGGTTCACCAATGACGGGCATCTGGCCTTTAAGGACCGCCTGCCCGGCCGCGTCGATCTTTGGCCCTTTATCGAAAAGGCTGGCCCCGATGAGGAGGGCGATTGGACCGACCCCGTGGACCGCCGCAGCGCGCGGCATCACACGGTGCAACTGGCCGAACGCATCGCGCGGCGGATCAAGGAGCTAACCACCGAAGCGCATTACCTGCCCGACGACAGCAAGGGCGGCTTGGCGCGGCGGCGTATCCAACCGGGGGATTTCCTGATCCTCGTGCAGCGCCGCTCGGCTTTGTTTTCCGAAATTATTCGCGCCTGCAAAGCGGCGGAACTGCCTATCGCAGGGGCGGATCGGCTGAAGGTCGGAGCCGAGCTCGCGGTGCGCGATCTGGCGGCGATCCTGTCCTTCCTTGCCACGCCTGATGACGACTTATCGCTCGCAACCGCGTTGAAATCACCACTGTTCGGCTGGTCAGAACAACAGCTTTTTACCCTCGCCCACTACCGCAAGGAGGATCACCTCTGGCAGGCGCTGCGCGGCCAGACCGAGACCCACGCCGCCACCCTCGCCGTACTGCGGGACCTGCGCGGGCAGGTTGATTACCTGCGCCCTTACGACCTGATCGAACGCATTCTCACCCGCCACGATGGCCGCCGCAAACTGTTGGCGCGGCTGGGACCAGAAGCCGAGGATGGGATCAATGCGATGCTAAGCCAAGCGCTCTCTTACGAGCGCGGCACGGTGCCCAGCCTGACCGGGTTCCTACAATGGATGCAGACCGATGATCTGGAAATCAAACGCCAGATCGACAGTGCTTCGAACCAGATCCGCGTGATGACGGTGCATGGGGCGAAAGGGCTGGAAGCGCCGATCGTGATCCTGCCCGACACCGGGCGGCGCGATGTGACGATCAAGGATGAGATCATCACGGTGAACGGCACGCCCGTATGGAAAGCCTCTGCCGATGATATGCCGCAGTCCATGCGCGCGCGGCTGGACGAGATGAAAGAGGCCGCGTTGCAAGAGCGGCTTCGCCTGTTCTATGTCGCCATGACGCGGGCCGAAAAATGGCTGATCGTAGCGGCGGCGGGGGAATTGTCGAAAGATGAATCCTCTTGGTATCAGATTACTGCTGCCGCTTTGGCCCGGCTGCACGCCGAACCTTTGGGCGATGATGGTACTCTGCGCTATCAACAGGGCGATTGGGATGCGCTCGACATCATTGAGACGCCTGAGAAAATTGTCACAACGCCTGCGTTAGACCCTATATTCGCCGGCTCAGCCCCCTCTCCTCATGGGGAGGATAAAACGCTCTCCCCCTCTGATCTTGGCGGTGCCAAGGCGCTGGCGGGCGAGGCGGGCTTTGATATGGATACCGCGCTAAGCTATGGTACTTTAGTCCATGAATTGCTGGAGCACCTCCCGCTTATGACACCGGAAGCGCGGCAGGTATTCTTGGACCGTTTGGCCCGAAATCTCCCCACCGAAATGATCGCACGCGCGCAGGACGAAGCGGAAGCGGTGTTGCGCACCCCTGCCCTCGCCCCGCTGTTTGCCGACACGACGCTTGCCGAAGTGCCAGTAACCGGAAGCCTCGGAGAACAGCGTCTACACGGCACGATCGACCGTTTGGTGATCGCCGAAGATCACATCCTTGCCGTCGATTTCAAAACCAACCGCGTGGTTCCCGGCACGGCTGAGGCTTGCCCGGACGGTCTGTTGCGTCAGATGGGAGCCTATGCCCATATGTTGCGTCAGATTTACCCTGATCGGCAGATTGAGACGGCCATTCTGTGGACGGCAACCCCCGCGCTTATGGTGTTACCCAACGATATCGTGACAAATGCGCTGCGTGCCCTGCCATATCTTGACGCCACTGCCATGCGTTCATAG